The nucleotide sequence TTCACATAAATATTATAGGTGATTGTTGTATCCGGAGGGCGGCAAGGGAAGGCTCGTACTGCAGTGTGATAAGCTGGAAACAGATTGGGGACAGCGTGCTTCGAATATTCTTCCGCAGCCGCGCGGCTATACTAACAGTTTCTGCGGCTTTCTTTGTTTTCCTCTATGCCGTTGCCGTGTTTTTTTTTCATTTCTCGTCCCCTCTGGAAAAAATCATATCCAGTATTCTCCTGGTAACCTTTTACTTAGGTTTTGTTGTTCTGGCGTTTGCGCTTTCAAGAGATCCGCGTCTCGGACACGAGGCTCATCAGGGATGGTTTCTGCTGGGTTGTTCCAGTGTATGCACGGCGATAGCTGAAGGGATCTGGTTCTATCGTGACAGCATCTTGAAAGTCGATCCATTTGTCTCGGCCGCCGACATTTTCTTCTTGTGTTACTATCCCTTGACTCTTGCAGGCGTGTTGCGCTTTCCTTACACATCGAGGACTCCGAAAGAGAGGACGACTCTATACCTTGATCTGGCGATCGTAATGACCGCCAGCTCGATGGCGTTGTCTTACTTTATTCTCTCTCCGGAATATTTTTCCCGGGCTGAAGCGCTCGAATCCATAGTCGCCCTGGCTTATCCCGTCGGTGGCATGCTTCTTCTCACAGCAGTTGTCGGTTTACTTCAAAGCAGCGCAAAAAAAACAACGTGGTGGGTCCTTTTCCTGCTGGGCAGCGGTATGTTCTGCAATGCAATCGCAGACGCGGCCATGGCTTACTTTGAGATTCGCGAAATTCCTTACAGGATGCAATATTTGAACATTCTATGGATGCTGGCTGCTGTTTGTCTGTTAAGTGCAGCAGCTTTACAAAAAGTAATCGGCGAACCGCTTCCGGCAATTTTTCCTGAAAAACCATCGTCACGGCGTCTGCTATTTCGCAGGGCACTTCCTTATCTTGCGACTTTCGTAGGCATCCTTGTGTTGTTTCTGGCCTTTCGGAAGGGTTACGCAGAACACCCGCAAACAATTCTTTTTGAGACCATCATTTTGATTGTACTGGTCTTGATGCGCCAACATCTCGTGATTCGTGAAAATGAGAGTCTCTATAAAGAGATGTCAAGGCTGGCAATTACTGATGCATTGACTGGTCTTTACAACCGGCATTTTGCTGATGAAACCCTGCGCCTTGAATTTCAACGCGCAAAGCGTTACGGATTGCCATTATCCATCCTGATGATCGATCTGGATGGCTTCAAGGAGCTGAATGACCGTTTCGGACATCTTCGGGGTGATGAGGTCTTGAAGGAGATTGCGCGTCTCCTGGCAGAGCAACTTCGATCTTCCGACTTGCTCGCGCGTTTTGGCGGTGATGAATTCATTGCTATTCTTCCCCAAACAGAAGAGGAAGGAGCAAGAGTTGTCATGGATAAGATTGAACAGGCCGTGAACGGAAAGACTTTTCAGGGTTCAAAACTGAGCGTCAGTATCGGAATGTCAAGAATTCGTCCTGAATTGAAATTGGAAGAAATGCTCGAAGAATCGGACCGCAATTTATATATTCAGAAACAGCAAAAGCACGCGGTGCGCTCCGTTTAAGGCAGGCTAGAGAATTCCTTTTCGTGTGAACTCCTCAATTTCCGGCTTGGTAAAGCCGGCATCTTCGAGGATTTGCCATGTGTGCTCACCTGGTTCGGGAGCCTTTGTTGTGTTCAGAGTTTTCTCCACAAATGGAGTCCGCATTTGAAGGAGAGAGCCGAACGGATAATCCACACGGATGAACAGTTGCTTCGCAAGATCGGATTGAAAGGCTTCCGCAAGGGAAGTTACTGGGGCAATACAAACATCTTCACTATTAAAGTGTTCGATCCAATGCGACAGCGGTCTCGCTGCAATTTTTTCTGCGATTGTTTGGATGAGACCCTGCTGATTTTCCTGAAACTGCCGGTCTGCCAGTTGAGACATCTCCATCCTGGCGCAAAAATGATTCCAGAATTTTGGTTCCAGCAACGCAAGCGTAAGATATCGTTCATCTTGAGTTCGGTAGATGTTGTAGCACGCAAGACGTCCGTTCAGGTATTGTTCTGTTTTTGCATCGAGGCCGGACATCTGAATTCCGGCCAGGAGAATGATTGCGAAAAACGCGCCATCCAGCAGGCTGATATCGAGGAATTGACCGGCGCCGGTTCGGCTCCGTTGAAGAAGCGCAGCGAGAATCGCGGTGCTTGCTTGAAAGGCTCCCACCGTGTCCGCAATTTGAACCGGTGGAATGATGGATGCTTTTTCCTGGCTGCCGATGATCCCCGCGACACTAATGTAGTTGAGATCATGTCCGGGTTTCCAGGAGTTCGTTCCCGTCTGTCCATAGCCAGTGATCGAACAGTAAACAAGACGGGGGAATTCCTCGGAAAGGTTTGCGTAGTCCAAACCGAGCCGTTTCATGACGCCCGGGCGAAAAGATTCAATGAATACATCGCTGCTCTCCAGCAGTTTTTTCACGATCGATCGTCCTTCCTCTTTTCGTAAATCCAGCATGAGTGATCGTTTGTTTCTATTGAGTTGAAGAAAGGAAAGACTGTTGTTTTCTCGCAGAGGAGGAAGAAAGCGTCCCGTTTCTCCACCGGGCGCCTCCACTTTAATCACGTCTGCGCCGAGATCGGCCAGCATCAGAGTGCACAAAGGACCCGGGTACAAGCGCGTGAAATCCAGAACTCGAATTCCTTCCAGTGAACGTTGCAACATGGTTTTCTTTTACAGATGTTATATTGTCATATTCGGGGGTTTGAATCGAATGGCGGAAGAAAGAGAAGTTCTGGAAGTCGATGTCGTTTTTGTGGGCGCCGGACCCGCATCGCTCGCGGGAGCATTTCATCTTGCAAATCTTCTCGAGAAACAGGGCAAAAGCGATTTGACCATCGCGGTTTTGGAAAAAGGGAAAGATGTGGGCGCCCACGGAATTTCGGGCGCTGTTATGGATCCGCGAGGTCTGCGTGAGCTGATCCCCGATTTTATCGAGCAAGGCGCGCCTGTGGAATCTCCTGCAAAGGAAGATCACGTTTATTTTCTGACCGGGAACAGCGCGTTCAAGTTTCCTATCAATCCGCCGTTTCTAAACAATCACGGAAACTACATCATTTCGCTGGGCAAAATGGTCCGGTGGCTGGCCAAAAAAGTCGAAGAAAAAGGTGTAAACGTTTTTACAGGATTTCCTGGCGCGCAGTTGTTGCTGGAAGGAGATGCGGTTGTCGGAGTGCGCACAGGCGACAAAGGGATCGACAGGTCCGGCAATCGAAAAAGCAATTATGAACCTGGAATTGATATTCGAGCGAAGGTGACAGTTTTAGGAGAAGGCCCGCGAGGTTCTTTAACAAAACAGATCGTGAACAAGTGGAGCATGCAAGGTTTGAATCCACAGGTGTATTCACTTGGTGTCAAAGAAGTGTGGGAAGTTCCTGAGGGGAATTATGAAACAGGACGTGTAATCCACACGATGGGGTATCCGCTGAAAAGTGAAACGTTTGGCGGTGGATTCATTTATGGAATGGCGAACAATCTGGTTTCCCTGGGATTTGTTGTTGGACTTGATTACAAAGATCCGTTTCTTGATCCACATAACGAATTTCAGAAATTCAAACTCCATCCACTCGTGAAACAAATACTGAATGGCGGAAAAGTTCACAGCTATGGAGCGAAGACAATCCCGGAAGGAGGCTGGTACTCAATTCCTAAATCTTATGCGAACGGGCTGCTGATCATTGGCGACTCCGCTTCTCTTTTGAATGGACAGCGCTTAAAGGGGATTCACCTTGCCATGAAATCTGGAATGCTCGCGGCCGAGACGATCAATGAAGCGTTGAACGTGAATGATTTTTCAGAAGCGCAGCTGAAATCGTACAAATATAAAGTGGATCAAAGCTGGATCAAAGAGGACCTCTGGAAAGTGCGGAACTTTCATCAAGCGTATGAACACGGTTTGTGGGTCGGCATGTTCCATACCGGGCTTCAGTTTGTTACTGGAGGCCGCGGGCTGATTGATCCGTGGAAACGGGGAGCAGGGCACAAGGAAATGGAGAAGGTGCAGGCGTATTACGATGACAAAGTGCCCGATCCTTTTGAACGCAAAGTGAAGGAGGACAAGCAGCTGACATTCACCAAGCTTACGGATGTTTATTATTCAGGCACGATTCACGAAGAGAATCAACCGGTGCATCTTGTTGTTGCAGATACGGAAATCTGCCGGTTGCGATGCATTCATGAATATGGTTCTCCTTGCCAGCATTTTTGCCCGGCGAATGTTTACGAGATGGTGGAAGAAAAGCCAGGCGAAGGACTGCGATTGCGAATCAACGCGAGTAACTGCGTTCATTGCAAAACCTGCGACATTATGGACCCGTACGAAATCATCACATGGGTCACACCGGAAGGCGGAGGCGGCCCGGATTATAAGAACCTGTAGGAACAACCTAGTTAGAGTCTGAATCAGTTCCACGCCGAAACCAGGTGTATATGTAAGCTGAGCCCCACGGATGACCCATGTCCGGGTCTTTAGCGCCAGATCGTATCTCAACTCCGGCCATTCGGATATCCTCGCGCAGGAGCGTGTCGAAGCCGGACGATTCAGGTCGAGTAGTGACTTTGAATAGATCTATGGCTTCGTCAGTGATTTCATCCCAATCGACCTCCGGAGCCCCAATCGCCACGGCCCCACAATCGCACTGTCTTGAGTCACATATGCTTTTGCGAACAATGGTAGCGATTTGCCCGCACCAAGGGCACTTCCATTTCTCCTCTTCACGCATGATTCTGAGCTTTAAACAATACCATCTTCCGAGTTACACGCGCGCTACGCAATGGAGAACTGATCGATGACCCAGAGCCATGACCCGTCGCTTTGTTGGCGAGCGATCTCAGCGGTAACGTTGCCATCAGGAGAGCGAGTTGAAGTGAGTGCCAGGTCTCCACTGATAATGGCCGGGCGTTGATCTCCGAAGTTATACTTTCGACCCATTGCAACCTGATTGGCGTAGAACGCTCGGATTGCTTCCCTGCCTATCATCAACTGCCCGTTAGCGCAGTCAAGCACCGCATGGGGCTCATAAAGGGCCACCATTTCATCAACGTCTCCTGCCCTCTCCCGGGAAACTAACAGCCGCTCCAACTCCTGAGGATCACGTGCTGGATCACGTTTTACTTCATCGGGCATAACAACACTCCTTTGACGGCCATCCAATCAGGCTATCATAGCCAATTAAACTTTTCCTTGCAGTAATCTATGTAACCTCTTGCAAGTGGCATGACCAAGTGAGGCGCGGTTGCCGTCCGCTGCAGCGAGTTGTTCGCCGCCTGCTATTATAAATCCTCAGGCTTCAAGCCAGTTCGGTTGGAAATGCGAGCCAACATTTTCGGACCTATCCTCGTCTTTGTCATGAAAGGCGAACACGAAATCTGGCCATCCTTGCCTTGCAAGAGTACGGTGTGAACCCGATTGACGTTTGATTACCCAGCCAATCCGTAAAAGTGCGGCGAGAACCTGTTTGCTTCTTGCTGCGGCCTACTGCGTCATTTGATAAC is from bacterium and encodes:
- a CDS encoding electron transfer flavoprotein-ubiquinone oxidoreductase; amino-acid sequence: MAEEREVLEVDVVFVGAGPASLAGAFHLANLLEKQGKSDLTIAVLEKGKDVGAHGISGAVMDPRGLRELIPDFIEQGAPVESPAKEDHVYFLTGNSAFKFPINPPFLNNHGNYIISLGKMVRWLAKKVEEKGVNVFTGFPGAQLLLEGDAVVGVRTGDKGIDRSGNRKSNYEPGIDIRAKVTVLGEGPRGSLTKQIVNKWSMQGLNPQVYSLGVKEVWEVPEGNYETGRVIHTMGYPLKSETFGGGFIYGMANNLVSLGFVVGLDYKDPFLDPHNEFQKFKLHPLVKQILNGGKVHSYGAKTIPEGGWYSIPKSYANGLLIIGDSASLLNGQRLKGIHLAMKSGMLAAETINEALNVNDFSEAQLKSYKYKVDQSWIKEDLWKVRNFHQAYEHGLWVGMFHTGLQFVTGGRGLIDPWKRGAGHKEMEKVQAYYDDKVPDPFERKVKEDKQLTFTKLTDVYYSGTIHEENQPVHLVVADTEICRLRCIHEYGSPCQHFCPANVYEMVEEKPGEGLRLRINASNCVHCKTCDIMDPYEIITWVTPEGGGGPDYKNL
- a CDS encoding GGDEF domain-containing protein, which encodes MISWKQIGDSVLRIFFRSRAAILTVSAAFFVFLYAVAVFFFHFSSPLEKIISSILLVTFYLGFVVLAFALSRDPRLGHEAHQGWFLLGCSSVCTAIAEGIWFYRDSILKVDPFVSAADIFFLCYYPLTLAGVLRFPYTSRTPKERTTLYLDLAIVMTASSMALSYFILSPEYFSRAEALESIVALAYPVGGMLLLTAVVGLLQSSAKKTTWWVLFLLGSGMFCNAIADAAMAYFEIREIPYRMQYLNILWMLAAVCLLSAAALQKVIGEPLPAIFPEKPSSRRLLFRRALPYLATFVGILVLFLAFRKGYAEHPQTILFETIILIVLVLMRQHLVIRENESLYKEMSRLAITDALTGLYNRHFADETLRLEFQRAKRYGLPLSILMIDLDGFKELNDRFGHLRGDEVLKEIARLLAEQLRSSDLLARFGGDEFIAILPQTEEEGARVVMDKIEQAVNGKTFQGSKLSVSIGMSRIRPELKLEEMLEESDRNLYIQKQQKHAVRSV
- a CDS encoding CoA transferase, producing MLQRSLEGIRVLDFTRLYPGPLCTLMLADLGADVIKVEAPGGETGRFLPPLRENNSLSFLQLNRNKRSLMLDLRKEEGRSIVKKLLESSDVFIESFRPGVMKRLGLDYANLSEEFPRLVYCSITGYGQTGTNSWKPGHDLNYISVAGIIGSQEKASIIPPVQIADTVGAFQASTAILAALLQRSRTGAGQFLDISLLDGAFFAIILLAGIQMSGLDAKTEQYLNGRLACYNIYRTQDERYLTLALLEPKFWNHFCARMEMSQLADRQFQENQQGLIQTIAEKIAARPLSHWIEHFNSEDVCIAPVTSLAEAFQSDLAKQLFIRVDYPFGSLLQMRTPFVEKTLNTTKAPEPGEHTWQILEDAGFTKPEIEEFTRKGIL
- a CDS encoding nuclear transport factor 2 family protein, which codes for MPDEVKRDPARDPQELERLLVSRERAGDVDEMVALYEPHAVLDCANGQLMIGREAIRAFYANQVAMGRKYNFGDQRPAIISGDLALTSTRSPDGNVTAEIARQQSDGSWLWVIDQFSIA